In the genome of Paenibacillus pabuli, the window TTTCGTAAAGATGAGGATATGGTGAAATCCTGGGAAAATCATTCGGTGGAAAAATGTGTGCTGATGCAGCGCGATATTCTGGAGACGGCGGCCAAGCTGCTTGCTCCAGGGGGAACTATCGTATATTCCACTTGTACGTTTGCGCCAGAGGAAAATGAAGCGATGATTGCGGAATTTCTGAACATCAATCCTGATTTTGTGGTGAATGACATCCCCGAAAGTGCTGGATTTGCTCCAGGACGACCGGAATGGGTACGCCAGATGCTGCCTGAGACAGCACAGAAGACTGAATCGGTACTGGACCAAACCCGTGGCACTGCGAGGTTGTGGCCTCACCTGTTGGAGGGGGAAGGTCATTATGTGGCTGTACTGCAGCATCGTGCCGAATCTCTTTCAGAAGAAGACGGAAGTCAAGAGCAGGATAGCGGTTTACAGTCTGGACAGGCCGTGGGCGCAGACTCCTCGGAACGAACTGAATTGATAGACCGATCTATCCGTGCATCTGCACCAATCAGTAAAGAAGAGCGCAAACGGGAACGTCTAATGAGAACCCAATCCAGAGAACACAATGACAAGCATACCCGTGGTGGCAAGGTTCAGGGAAAACAGGGAAAAAGCAACGAACGTAGTGGTCGCAAAAACGAACGAAGTTATGGACGAGGAGCCGATCAAGCGAGCGTCGATCCAGGAACGGTGTATGCTCAATTTGTACAAGAAAATCTGAAATTCGAGCTTGCTGGAGAAACCGTGTTTTACGGCGATCGTGTGTATCAATCTTCTGTGGGTGCTGCTCGTCTGGAAGGGCTCAAGGTTATACGACCAGGATGGTTTATGGGTACCGTGAAGAATGGGCGGTTTGTGCCCTCTCATCCGCTTGCATGTGCTTTGAATGCAGCTGAAGCCCTGAGATCCATTAATTTATCTTCAGCTGACGGTGAAGCAGTAAGGTATCTAAAAGGAGAAACGTTGAACATCGAAGAAGCACGAGTTGAATGCCATGCAGATATAGCTGCCAAAGGTTATGTGTTGGTGTGTGTAGATGGTTTTGCGACTGGCTGGGGGAAATGGCTGGATGGTGTACTGAAAAATGAATATCCGGCAGGCTGGAGGTGGACATCAGCATGAGTGGAAAAGGCAAACAAACGCTGCGTCTGGATAAAATATTAAGCCATATGGGTGTGGGGTCACGAAGTGAACTCAAAAAGATGGTGAAGCAGGGCAGAATCCGTGTGGATGGGAAACCGGTGAAAGACAGCGGGGTGCAGGTCAACCCCGATGTAAACGTTATTGAAGCTGACGGAGAGCGAATCGTATATCGGGAAATGATCTACCTGATGCTGCACAAACCACCTGGCGTAGTGTCGGCAACTGAAGATAATCGGGATAAAACGGTGATTGATCTGCTGCGTAAAGAGGATCGTATTTTCGATCCGTTCCCTGTGGGACGACTCGACAAAGACACGGAGGGTTTGCTGATTTTAACCAATGATGGGCCACTTGCCCACGATCTGTTATCCCCGCGTAAACATGTACCCAAGACGTATGAAGCTCGTGTCCTTGGGAACGTTGATGAAGAAGATATTGAACGGTTCAAAGCCGGTATTCAGCTGGATGACGGATATGAGACGTTGCCTGCGGAACTGACTGTGCTTCAGCGTGAGGAAACGGAAGAAGGCGTGTTTTCTTCCATTTCATTGATCATACATGAAGGCAAGTTCCACCAGGTGAAAAGAATGTTCCAGGCCGTAGGCAAGCGCGTGGTTTATTTAAAACGTGTTGCCATGGGTGATCTGGAGCTGGATGCCGATCTGGCAATCGGCAGCTACCGCGAGCTAACCGCAGACGAGTTAGAACTTCTGCGGAAGTAACAGCTCCCGTCCTTCGCGAAGCGGAGCAGGGAGCTCGTGCAGGAGGCGAAGCCCTGCCCGTAATGGTCCCGCTTGAGCTTGGGCGGGACCGCCGCTGCAAGCGGCAGACCTGGCAACCAAGCGCTCCCACACCGATCGTCACATAGCAAGATCCTACCTGCCGCCGGTGAGCGAGACGGGAGTCCAGAGGGCAGAGCCCTCTGGGGCCCTCCCTCGGAAGGGAGGGTTTGGGTGGGTGCGACTCTTTTACTGATAAGGAATGAAGACAATGACAATTAAATTAATCGCACTGGATGTTGATGGAACGCTGCTTAACGATCATCATGAACTTACCGAATTGACGCAAGAGACTTTAATTCGTGCATCCCGCCAGGGAGCTGAGATTGTCCTGTGTTCCGGCAGAGGTCCTGCAAACACGATCCCGTTTATGGAGCAAATGGGACTTGACGGATATGTTATTACACATAATGGTGCGGTAACTGCACAGGTCCAGACTCGTGAAGTAGTGCACCATTTTGCCATGGATGGACAGGGGCTGGAGCCTTTCATAACTTACTGCCGCACGCAAGGTGTACATTTTGATATCAACACGGCGTTTGGGCTTTATGTGGATCAGCCGGAAGGTTTGGAATTGCAGGTACGCGAAATGTATCAAAACTTCATGGCAGAGCCCTTAAAGCTGCCGCAATGGGCAGATATGACAGAGCCGCTTGCAAAATTCACTGCGTTTGGACCCATTGAGCAGATGAATACAGTGCAACAGGAGTGGTCGACCTGGAATCTTCCCTATTATATGACGCGTAGCGGTGATTTTTTCATTGATCTGATGCATCCCGAGGCCTCCAAAGGTGCAGCTCTAAAAAGACTGGCCGAAGCAAAAGGAATCCTGCCTTCCGAAATCATGGCGGTTGGTAATTACTACAATGACATTACCATGCTGACTTTTGCGGGCAAAGGGGTTGCGATGGACAACTCCCCAGATGAAGTCAAAGCTGCGGCGGATGAGGTGACACTTTCGAACAATGATCAGGGTGTTGCCCACGCTATCCAAAAATATGTGTTGTCCGTGTAACAGCGCCCTCAAATCTGAATAACGTTGTATCTTATAAACTGCCGCTCTCAGGGGTAACCTAATAGAATAACGTTAGGAACAGAGGGGGACAGGTACATGGAACTGAAAGTGGAGCTGATTCCTGATATTCGTACATCAGGTGGCGAAGTGATGGATATTATGGTGGAAGGTATATATGCGGGTTCGCTGCTGCTTGTGTTCAGGGAAGGGGATCGGGTATCCGGCAGCCTTCAGATGGAGCAGGATTCGCTACCTGACGAGACAGAACAATATATTGTGGAGCAGGTGCACGAATATATTCGTGCTCTCACGGATGCGGTAAATGCTGCTGAATATGAAGTGATTGTAAGTTTTGGCACATTGCATTCTGTGTTACAGAAGTCAGAGTCTCAAACGGATGTGTTAATTCAGTCGCCGCAGTCTGAAGATACGTATAACCACGATGGACAGAATGATTGGGCTGGTGTAAATGAAGTGCATGTTATTCCCAGCTCACAAGCCGAGTCATTTACATATGAAGACCCGGAACATTTGCTGGAGATGGAGATGGTAAGCGCCGGACGCAGCATATCCACCTATGTATTTAATGACGCCCATGGGCAGGAACTGGCTGAAGCCTCTCTGAAACAATATGGTGCCGATGTACAGGGGGAGATCCATTGGTATGATGAACCGGCAGAGAATTATCAGGATGCGGCTGCCGAGCTGCTCGTACGAGAGCTGGATGAAGAAATCATCGATACAATTACGATCCGCATGTGGCATCAAGGGCAGGAGCTGGAATCAGCGGAATGGGTGCATCGGGATTTTGCGGATGAGGATGAGTTAGAGGCTGAAGAAGATCTCGAAGAGATTGAAGCTGCTGAAGAAGCTTGTTATGTCATGTTGGTACGCAAAGATCGGGAGTTTCGGGTATATGAACTGTTTCTACAAGAACGCGGAGGGTTACCTGTAGGTACAGCAACGATTGATACTTCACAAGCGGATTTGTCAGGTTATATGGATTATCAGGTTCCAGGCACAAGTGCTCAGCGAAAGAGTCTGGTTGAAGTTCTGATGCGGGAGCTGGACAAAGAGCTTGAATTTGATACATTACATCTCACGATGTTATATCGAAATCAAATTATTGATGAAGCGATGATAGAAGGGTAGAGACATGGTAAGAGGCACAGCCTCTTGCCTTTTTTGTTTTCTTTTTGACGAACAGGCCATTTCCCGGTATAGTACCATTAGTTTAAGAGAGACCTGGAAGTGGAGGAGAATCATGAAGCACTCATTCAGTATCACAACAGACTATATTAATGACGAATTTAAAGCATTGCAGGCTCAGCAGGAAGACACGGAGGATGTGATGTCTCTGCTTATGGAAACAGCCGAATGGCTGCAGAGCCAGGGATCTTCTCAATGGAATGCGTTGTTAAAAGGTGAGGATTCTCATAATACGGCGGGGGCGATTCAGCGTGGCGACGTATTTGTATTTAAGAAGGGTTCTGACGTAGCTGGCATGGTTATTTTGATGAGTCAGCCAAGCGCATGGGATGTGCATTTGTGGGGAAGCAAAGCGTATGTCGGGGATGGTGCACTTTATTTGCACCGATTAGCCATTCGCAGAAAATATGCCCAGAGTGGATTGGGACGCGCGATTTTGCAATGGTCCAGCAGCGGGATACAATTTGAGGATAAACATATCGTCCGATTGGATTGTGGAGCGGATAACGCCACGTTGAACGCTTTTTATGCGCGTAACGACTATACCTTTGTGCGAGAGACAGACGGCTTCAGTACGTATGAAAAGGCGATCACACGTCTGTCTGTATAATTTTCACCACAATTTGCAATATATGAAGAACTCAAATTAGCCGGGAGCTAGCAATGCTCACCGGCTTTCATATGTATGTCGTCAAAAGAGGTTTAATCTCCCTCCATATATCCGCTTCTTAGCCGAGCATATCCCGAATATGTTGTATATACGGCTCTGGAGTGAAGGCTTACGCTCAAACAAGATGAAGAAAATGAACGTATAGTAGAATAAAGACACCAGGAGAGCGGTTATTTCCGGTGGAGTTGTGCTCAAGACCTAACAATATTCGTAATGTCGTCAATATCAGAACCAACATGGTACAATTGATATTGAAATGAATTCAATGATTAAAGCGGTAACATGACCGAGTGATAAGAAATCTTATTTTGTTGCTTTACTGAAC includes:
- a CDS encoding RsmB/NOP family class I SAM-dependent RNA methyltransferase, producing MAVQLPSIFAERMKSLLGDEFEQFMKSYEQSPHAGLRVNTLKISLEQFKEIAPFDMRPIPWCGTGFYVPHGVKPGLHPYYHAGLYYIQEPSAMAPVELLNVKPGERVLDLCAAPGGKTTQIAAKLQGKGVLVTNDIHAERTKALAKNVELYGVRNAVVLNESPERIASAFPHYFDKVLIDAPCSGEGMFRKDEDMVKSWENHSVEKCVLMQRDILETAAKLLAPGGTIVYSTCTFAPEENEAMIAEFLNINPDFVVNDIPESAGFAPGRPEWVRQMLPETAQKTESVLDQTRGTARLWPHLLEGEGHYVAVLQHRAESLSEEDGSQEQDSGLQSGQAVGADSSERTELIDRSIRASAPISKEERKRERLMRTQSREHNDKHTRGGKVQGKQGKSNERSGRKNERSYGRGADQASVDPGTVYAQFVQENLKFELAGETVFYGDRVYQSSVGAARLEGLKVIRPGWFMGTVKNGRFVPSHPLACALNAAEALRSINLSSADGEAVRYLKGETLNIEEARVECHADIAAKGYVLVCVDGFATGWGKWLDGVLKNEYPAGWRWTSA
- a CDS encoding pseudouridine synthase encodes the protein MSGKGKQTLRLDKILSHMGVGSRSELKKMVKQGRIRVDGKPVKDSGVQVNPDVNVIEADGERIVYREMIYLMLHKPPGVVSATEDNRDKTVIDLLRKEDRIFDPFPVGRLDKDTEGLLILTNDGPLAHDLLSPRKHVPKTYEARVLGNVDEEDIERFKAGIQLDDGYETLPAELTVLQREETEEGVFSSISLIIHEGKFHQVKRMFQAVGKRVVYLKRVAMGDLELDADLAIGSYRELTADELELLRK
- a CDS encoding Cof-type HAD-IIB family hydrolase, producing the protein MTIKLIALDVDGTLLNDHHELTELTQETLIRASRQGAEIVLCSGRGPANTIPFMEQMGLDGYVITHNGAVTAQVQTREVVHHFAMDGQGLEPFITYCRTQGVHFDINTAFGLYVDQPEGLELQVREMYQNFMAEPLKLPQWADMTEPLAKFTAFGPIEQMNTVQQEWSTWNLPYYMTRSGDFFIDLMHPEASKGAALKRLAEAKGILPSEIMAVGNYYNDITMLTFAGKGVAMDNSPDEVKAAADEVTLSNNDQGVAHAIQKYVLSV
- a CDS encoding GNAT family N-acetyltransferase; its protein translation is MKHSFSITTDYINDEFKALQAQQEDTEDVMSLLMETAEWLQSQGSSQWNALLKGEDSHNTAGAIQRGDVFVFKKGSDVAGMVILMSQPSAWDVHLWGSKAYVGDGALYLHRLAIRRKYAQSGLGRAILQWSSSGIQFEDKHIVRLDCGADNATLNAFYARNDYTFVRETDGFSTYEKAITRLSV